TAAGAAGGTAAGGGATAGACAGCTGCGGCACAGAATATATCAGGCATCATTCAAGAGCATACAGAACGCTATAGCTGAGAAGGCACGAGAGTATGGGGTTCCAGTGATATATGTCGATCCAAGGAATACTTCAAGACAATGCCCAATACACAGGGCACCAATATTATACGATAACGGGTCTAGGATTGGAAAATGCAGTATCGGTGGAGAATTCTGGCACAGAGACGTAGTCGCATGCTATAATATTCTCTCCCGCACCCTAGGGGTTGATGGGAGCTATGCTCCAAAACCCCTAGGGATCACCGTAGATGGGAGGCCCGTGCCGTTGGCCTCGACAGCCGCCCATGACCCTATAGTCCTTGATAGAGGACTATGGGAGAGGTGGAAGTCCCCACCGAAGATACATAAATATAGAATGACACGGTAGGGACAAACGGTTAGCTAAATCTATGGATTCATTGTTTGTAACGTGTGATAAGAAACTATATGATAGTCTTGTAGGAGAAAATGATATTAGAATAACGTTGCTGGATGATCTGATAATATAATTTGTATTCTGTAACAAATTATTTATTGTTTCTTCACTATTGATTCAACTGTTCTTTTCACCATTTTCAGCCATTCATCAGATCCGTTTCTACATGTTATGGTTAGGTTGTTTTTGTTGCTGAGTTCCTGGATAATATCTTTTCTACAGTTTAGGAGTATTGAGTAATCTGTTGTTTTAAGCATTGGTATGTCATTGTATCCGTCTCCAACACCTATTGTTACTATGTTTTTATTGAATATTTCTTTTATGATCTCAATTGTTCGCTGAGTTGCTAAGCCTTTATCATGGTTTCCTGTTATAAGGTATATGGTTCCAGAACCTGTTGAAACATTTAGGCCTCTAGCCTTGATCTCTTCCACTATTTTATTGATTATTTCCCCCCTGACTAGTGGGTGGAATAAGTATGAGTATTCACGTTTGAGAGCCAATATTGATTGTTCAATGGGTAGACGGGTTAATTCAGAGAATTTCTGAGGCGTAAAATCTTTGAGCCACAATATTTTTTCCCTTGTCTCCTCAATTATATCAATTATTTTCTGCTCAATAATACTTGTTTTCAACCCATTTACTATAACAATGTATTCATCAATTATGGAGTGCTCATATTTCTTCAGCATATCATGAACTAGCGAATTCTTATCAACAAGTTTTTTGGGGATAAAAGTTGCTGCCCCATTCTCCACTGTAAATATTGTTTTGCCGTGTAGACCCCATTTTTCAATATAGTATTCAATCTCATATCTTGTCTTCGAAGAATTTAGGATGAGTAAAATATTGTTTTCCAAAACATACTTTATGGCATCAATACTTTTCCTATAATCATATGTTTTATTAAGTAAGCAACCATCCATATCCGATATAACTACTATTTTCTCTCCGCCCATAGCTTATCACATGTTTAGACATATTGTTCTATGCCAAAATATGAATACTGTTAAAACATTGTTGGTAAATAGATATTATTGTTTGGAGGGATTGTTATGAGAGTTGAGATGCCAAGATATATGGAGAGATTTGGAGCTATTAGGTTCTATAATGTTCAGAGAGTATTGGAGCTTAGCGGCGGTAAAACAAGTGATTTCAGCGGGGAAGTTCCGGGAACGATTAATGTGGGCAGTGGTGATATTGAGGAAATAGAAGCTAATATGACTATTATTGTTCCAGTGAAGAATGAGAACCCGAAAGTCCTCGAGGGTGTGTTGAGTGGAATACCACATGATGCATTCATAGTTGTTGTGTCTAATAGTAAACGTGAACCAATAGATAGGTATAGGATCGAGCTCGATACATTGTTTCAATTCTACAGGTTAACACGTAGACCATTAATGGTTGTTCACCAGAAAGACCCCGTGCTCGGGCAAGCCCTCAAAGAAGCTGGTTATCCATATATAGTTGGAGATAATGGATACGTGAAGGATGGTAAGGGCGAAGGAATGATTATAGGATTATTACTGGCTAAGTATCTGGGTAGACGATATGTTGGATTCATCGATTCCGACAACTATATCCCAGGAGCTGTTAACGAATACGTCCACATATACGCCGCCGGATTCTACATGGCTAAATCACCATACGCGATGGTTAGGATCAAGTGGCCATATAAAACAAAATTTGTTGGTAAAAGATTCTATTTCCGTAGGAGGGGGAGGGTTTCAGAAATAACTAATAGATATATGAACATGTTGATTGCATCGATCACAAAGTTTGAAACAGATGTTATAAAAACAAGTAATGCTGGAGAACACGCTATGACGCTTGAACTAGCTGATAGAATAGGTTATTCAAGCGGGTTCAGCATTGAACCATACCAGATTGTTTATATGCTTGAAGAATATACTGGTTTAAAATCATCTAGATTCCCGGAGATCATGAAGGATACTATTGAAGTATTCCAAATAGAGCCTCGTAATCCCCATATTCACGAGGAGAGAGAGGAAACACATATACCTGAAATGATTAAGCAGAGTCTAGCAACAATATATCATAGTAGATTAGCCGATGAATTCCTAAAGAATAGGATACGCGAAGAATTACTGGCTAGGAGAGCTATAAGCCGGGACGAAGAAATCCCTGAGCCTACAAAGTATCCGCCGCTAATAGAGGCTGATGCACGGAAGATATTTAAGATGCTAGAGGAGAGTAGCGACACTCTTATTATAAAGGAGTTTTAACACGGGTTTTTCTATTCTCAACATCATGTTAAATACATGTTTATCTCATATTTATATGTATATACCCACATGTCTCCCACTATACCATATATGAAACATAAATATAGAGGCAACCAATATATACCTGAATAGACATTATCATATTTTGAAAACATAATGTATTGGTGTCCTAGATGGCAGAAATACCTGCTTCACTATATGAGAAAGACCCAACTTATCAAATGGCAGTTAAACAATTAAGAGAAGCAGCTCAACTACTAGGCTTACCAGATGAGATCGTAGAAGTACTGAGACATCCTGAGAGATTAATACAAGTTAAAATACCAATTAGAAGAGATAATGGCAAAATTGAAGTCTATCTTGGATGGAGATCCCAGCACAATAGTGCTCTAGGCCCCTATAAGGGCGGAGTACGCTACCGTGAAGATGTAACACCAGGCGAAGTAGTAGCATTATCTATGTGGATGACTTGGAAGAACAGTTTAGCGGGAATACCATATGGTGGAGGAAAGGGAGGCATAAGAGTTAACCCCAAGCTACTAAGTCAGCGAGAACTAGAAGAGCTTAGCAGAAAATTCTTCGCTGCACTAGCTAGAAATGTTGGTCCAGACGTAGATATACCTGCTCCAGACGTATATACTAATCCACAAACAATGGCTTGGTACTTTGACGAATACAGTAAGATCGTCGGATACAATGCATGGGGAGTTGTAACAGCTAAACCAGTAGAGCTGGGAGGACTGCATGCGCGTACAGTATCCACAGGTTATGGAACAGCTTTAACAGCACGTGAAGCAGCTAAGAGATGGATTGGAGGGATTGAAGGTAAAACTGTGGCTATCCAGGGATTCGGAAACGTTGGACAATATGCTGCTAAGTATCTCAAAGAGTGGGGCGCAATAGTTGTAGCTGTCAGCGACCGTAGCGGTGGAATATATGATCCTAATGGAATAGATGTTGAGGAGGCAATGAAAGTTAAGGCAGAAACAAGAAAGGTAACAAATTATAAGAAAGGAAACGTAAAAATCATCAGTAACGAGGAACTATTAGAGCTGGACGTAGATATACTTATACCAGCAGCAACTGAGAACGTTATAACCAAGGCAAACGCTGACCGTATCAAAGCCAAGGTTATAAGTGAGGGAGCAAATGGGCCAACAACTCCTGAAGCCGAGGAGATACTTCGTAAGAAGGGCGTAGTAATTGTACCGGATATCCTAGCGAATGCTGGCGGCGTAACAATGAGCTGGATCGAGTGGAGCCATAACCGTATGGGATGCTGGTTAACAGATGAGGAGGCACTATCTAGACTAGATAGAATAATGACTCATAACTTCAACCGTGTATTCGATGAGTGGCAGAAGAAATTCAGCGATCACCCAATGAGAACAGCTGCATATGCCATCGCCGTAGATCGCGTAGTTCGTGCAATGAAGCTGAGAGGATGGATCTAAGCCTTATAAACCCATATTTTTTCTCCGCTTATAAACAATTTTACCATCACGTGTCCTAATCTCCTCTACTCTATGAAAAGGAATCATATCTTCCCCAACAATAATGTATCCTCTCCTAATATCATCGATGAATTTTCCAGGAATAGGTCTAAGTTCTTCTTCGCCATCAATTCTGTAACGTATATAAATAACATAATCGTCTTTTCTACCGCTGAAAAACAACCGTCTAAGCCAATACTCTATTTCCCCCATCCTCTTAGGCATTTAGAACCCTTCATTCAAAATGATAACAATGCTATGAAGTCTCGGTTTTTGGCTCAATTATTATGGGGGCTAAGTTTTCAAGAGCATAGCCTATTTTTCTACGAGCAGAAACTAGTAGTCTCCATAAAGTACCCCTTGAAATACCCATTTTAACGGCTGCTTCTTCCTGGGTTAGACCATGGCTATAAACAAGTCTATATGCTTCAAATTCGTCAGGCTCTAAAATTATTGGTGGGGATTTCCGGGCTGGTAAACCATTAATTAATGGTACCCATGTTATTTTCCCGCTAATATCGTATCTGACTATTCTAGGCTTCCTCGGCCTTCCTACTCTCCATCCCATTTTTCTGCCGGGCATTATTCTATCTCCCCATGATAAATTAATATGTAATGATGACTTAATGTCTTCTCCTCACAAATAATTCTAGTAACCAGTCTAGAACTTTTTTCGCGGATTCATTAATTATTATAGATGATTTCAAAGCATTCCTTGCTCTTTCAACATATTCGTTCATCTTTTTAACACTATAATCTAAACTACCTGTTTCTCTCACTATACTCTGAACTCTCCTAACATCTTCATCTGTTATTTCTTCGGGTTTCTTCTTATCATATAGTTCTTCTAGAAACTTTTTATCACCGGTATCTGCGAGCTGATAGGCTTTAACTATTAGTAATGTTTTCTTCTTCTCTCTAACATCGCTCCCAACAGGTTTACCTGTAACTTTTGGATCACCATATAATCCCAGTATATCGTCTTGTAGCTGGAAAGCTATACCTGCTGGTAAAGCATATTGTGAAAGCTCCGTTAACAATTCTTTATCATACATTAGAGAAGCTATTGCTCCAAGATGTAAAGGCAACTCTACAGTATAAGATGCTGTTTTCAACAAATGTATATTATAGACATCGTCTTCGGACACTTTCTGTAGCGGTGTATTAGCTATTAGGACATCTAGGAATTGACCATAAGCTACTAATCGTATACCTCTAGTATATGTTTTGATTAATTCCTTCAATGCATAATCCGGCAAATTAAGCCTAGTAAACATTGAGACAGCCAACGATTCTAGATAATCCCCAACAATTATTGCTTGTGAAACACCATAGTGTTTGCATCGACCAATAAGTCCCCCCTCTCTACATTTCTTATCAAACCATACATGAACAGTTGGACCACCCCTCCTAATCTCGTCTTCATCCATTATATCATCATGAACGAGTAGGTAGCTCTGCAAAAACTCTATTCCAGCCATCAAGTACTTTACTGAATCAATACTGCCATAACCCCATTTCCTGCTCCAATAACCTATTAATACAAGAAATGCTCGCAGCCTCTTACCTCCTCTCAAAGTATAATCCCTAGAAATAAAGGGGATATCAACGACTTTACTAGAAACACCTCTGGCCTCAGCATCTACTGTGTCGAAGACTTCTCGAAGAGCCTCATTCGTGATCCTTCTAGCAAACTCTAAAAGTTCCATATAATTATCCATTATCACCACCAGTAATACGTATACATGGGCTAGATATAAATAACTAGGCTGGTCTAGGATCTCTCCTTAACAATGCTTTCTAGTTCCCTGAAAACACCGAGTTTTCTCTTCTCACCTAATAGTTCCCAAATAATACCTTTAGGCTTGGGCGGTCTTGGCTTAACAATATATATCCTAGTAGGGGTTGCCATTATATCTACTGTTAAGTCGTGTGGTTCTAAGGGAACATGATCAACTATTTGTATATCATGAATAGTTGTAACAACATATACTTGTTCATCAATCGATCCTATTTCGCGTAGTATAGCATACTCTAGCTCTGCATAACCACCTCCCTTGCCAAGCCTTCCTCCCCGCCTATCTACTGCGACACAACCCGTTATGATAAGGTCTATCATTGGTATTTCACGGAGAGAAATCTTTTTTCCATAAATAAATGCTCCCCTAATAGTTGATGCATAACCATATTTTGTAGAGGGGATTTTTGATGGGTCAAGTAATAGGAATCCTTCTCTCAGCCTAGGAGTAGCCATTACTAGTTTCTTACCATCTATTAAAGCATAGTATCTAAGAGGTTTTTGTGGACTATCAGGATTAGCCTTTACAACTCCTGCTTTCCCCCATATATCTAGAGACCTTATCTTCGCAGCAGCTTGTTCTGCTCCAACAAAATTAGGTATCCTACCATATACTGGTCTAGGAAATCTAGCTATGTTTTTCTTCTCCATAAGACTCCATATATGTTCTCTTATCTTCTTTTTTAGTTCTTTTATAGTATTCATTGCTGAGCAACCTATGCATTAATATTATACTAAGAATTGTTTTATAGATCAAAACTATTATTTCTTAGCGGAGAAATAAGTTGTTAATGTAGTGTTGAAACAAATAGTGTTGATCAATAAAGTATTCAATAAGCTATACTTACATGTTTAGTTGAGGCGATAAAACATGAGACCCGTGCTCCAGATTGCTCTGGATGTAGACGACTTGTTTAAAGCATTAAGCATGTCTACACGTATAGTTGCTGAGCTTGGATGCGGAAACATATGGATAGAGGCGGGAACCCCGCTTATAAAGGCTTGGGGTAGAATAGGTATTGATGTTTTAAAGAAATCTACTAATTGCTTCGTTGTAGCTGATACTAAAACTATGGATACTGGGGCGTTTGAGGGTGAAATAGTTTTGAGTGCTGGTGCTGATGCATATACTGTGCTTGGTTTAGCTGATGGCTCAACAATTCGTGAATCCATAGATAAAGCACATGAATATAATAAGCTTTTAATTGTGGACTTAATAAACCATCCTAACCCATATAATAGAGCTCTAGAACTTGACAAGCTCGGCGTAGACGTGGTATTGTATCATGTTGGAATAGATGTTCAGCGCAGCAGGGGGTTAACAATAGATCAACTAATAGACGAGATCAAGATGCTGAGGAAAAACATAAATGCTAAAATAGCTGTTGCCGGCGGAATAAAGCATGGTAAAGCAAAACCATTAGTTGATGCTGGTGCAGACATAGTTGTTGTTGGCAGTGCTATAACAAAGGCAGAAGACCCTGTAGATTCTGCTAGGAAATTCTTAGAAGAAATACTATCTTGACATATTTTAGAAAGAAGGTATTTTCACTATTTTTTGGACAATACCCTCCTCCATTACTTCCTTATATCTTTTCTGGTGCTCAGTAAGCATTTCAACTAGTAGTTTAGCAGCTATTCTCTTATCTTCTCCGCAAAGTATTTTTCCCTCTACACATTCCTTATAAAGCTTGTATAGTTCTCGGTCATCTTTATATAGGAAATACATGTATAGCTCGTAAACTGTGCACTTCTCAGGTATTCCTCCATATTTTCTTTGCTCCTCAGCTGTTGCTCTCCCACCTGTAAGCGCCATCATTACTTTTCTCTTAATAATATCCGGTTTGTCTAGAAGAAATATTGCATAGTCTGGTCGAGAACTACTCATCTTGTTACCGTCGAGTCCTCGAATAAATTTGTGGTAGAATGAAGCTGGTCTGTTGAGTCCTAGTTCTGTATGGAATCTATCAGCAATGTCTCTGGAGAGCCTGAGATGAGGATCTTGATCGGCCCCTACAGGGACTAAGACATGTTTATATCCTCCATACTCTGGTAATTGTAGGTGGAGTATGTCTGCTGCTTGTGTTAGGGACGCAATTATTTTGCCGGGGCTTATATCTCCATATATAGCTTCCATTTCAGCCATACTGACTCTTCTTGAAAACATTTGTATTAATCTATAATATTCTGTTTTCTGCGCTGTTTGGAAATAGAATTCCGTCTTCTCCGGGTTAAGTCCCCACGCTA
This is a stretch of genomic DNA from Staphylothermus hellenicus DSM 12710. It encodes these proteins:
- a CDS encoding Glu/Leu/Phe/Val family dehydrogenase, which codes for MAEIPASLYEKDPTYQMAVKQLREAAQLLGLPDEIVEVLRHPERLIQVKIPIRRDNGKIEVYLGWRSQHNSALGPYKGGVRYREDVTPGEVVALSMWMTWKNSLAGIPYGGGKGGIRVNPKLLSQRELEELSRKFFAALARNVGPDVDIPAPDVYTNPQTMAWYFDEYSKIVGYNAWGVVTAKPVELGGLHARTVSTGYGTALTAREAAKRWIGGIEGKTVAIQGFGNVGQYAAKYLKEWGAIVVAVSDRSGGIYDPNGIDVEEAMKVKAETRKVTNYKKGNVKIISNEELLELDVDILIPAATENVITKANADRIKAKVISEGANGPTTPEAEEILRKKGVVIVPDILANAGGVTMSWIEWSHNRMGCWLTDEEALSRLDRIMTHNFNRVFDEWQKKFSDHPMRTAAYAIAVDRVVRAMKLRGWI
- a CDS encoding tryptophan--tRNA ligase, with translation MTIKLDPWGHFAIKEYDKLFKQFGIEPIDKATPLLPKKHYFFDRKIVFGHRDFDKWLQALRNGEKVAVLTGFMPSGHTHLGHLMVIEELRFLQELGAHVKIVIADAEAYAVRRLSRKETIKYGIEYIAHAIAWGLNPEKTEFYFQTAQKTEYYRLIQMFSRRVSMAEMEAIYGDISPGKIIASLTQAADILHLQLPEYGGYKHVLVPVGADQDPHLRLSRDIADRFHTELGLNRPASFYHKFIRGLDGNKMSSSRPDYAIFLLDKPDIIKRKVMMALTGGRATAEEQRKYGGIPEKCTVYELYMYFLYKDDRELYKLYKECVEGKILCGEDKRIAAKLLVEMLTEHQKRYKEVMEEGIVQKIVKIPSF
- a CDS encoding orotidine 5'-phosphate decarboxylase / HUMPS family protein, which codes for MRPVLQIALDVDDLFKALSMSTRIVAELGCGNIWIEAGTPLIKAWGRIGIDVLKKSTNCFVVADTKTMDTGAFEGEIVLSAGADAYTVLGLADGSTIRESIDKAHEYNKLLIVDLINHPNPYNRALELDKLGVDVVLYHVGIDVQRSRGLTIDQLIDEIKMLRKNINAKIAVAGGIKHGKAKPLVDAGADIVVVGSAITKAEDPVDSARKFLEEILS
- a CDS encoding DUF504 domain-containing protein — translated: MPKRMGEIEYWLRRLFFSGRKDDYVIYIRYRIDGEEELRPIPGKFIDDIRRGYIIVGEDMIPFHRVEEIRTRDGKIVYKRRKNMGL
- the mpgS gene encoding mannosyl-3-phosphoglycerate synthase, giving the protein MRVEMPRYMERFGAIRFYNVQRVLELSGGKTSDFSGEVPGTINVGSGDIEEIEANMTIIVPVKNENPKVLEGVLSGIPHDAFIVVVSNSKREPIDRYRIELDTLFQFYRLTRRPLMVVHQKDPVLGQALKEAGYPYIVGDNGYVKDGKGEGMIIGLLLAKYLGRRYVGFIDSDNYIPGAVNEYVHIYAAGFYMAKSPYAMVRIKWPYKTKFVGKRFYFRRRGRVSEITNRYMNMLIASITKFETDVIKTSNAGEHAMTLELADRIGYSSGFSIEPYQIVYMLEEYTGLKSSRFPEIMKDTIEVFQIEPRNPHIHEEREETHIPEMIKQSLATIYHSRLADEFLKNRIREELLARRAISRDEEIPEPTKYPPLIEADARKIFKMLEESSDTLIIKEF
- a CDS encoding DUF134 domain-containing protein translates to MPGRKMGWRVGRPRKPRIVRYDISGKITWVPLINGLPARKSPPIILEPDEFEAYRLVYSHGLTQEEAAVKMGISRGTLWRLLVSARRKIGYALENLAPIIIEPKTETS
- a CDS encoding HAD-IIB family hydrolase, whose amino-acid sequence is MGGEKIVVISDMDGCLLNKTYDYRKSIDAIKYVLENNILLILNSSKTRYEIEYYIEKWGLHGKTIFTVENGAATFIPKKLVDKNSLVHDMLKKYEHSIIDEYIVIVNGLKTSIIEQKIIDIIEETREKILWLKDFTPQKFSELTRLPIEQSILALKREYSYLFHPLVRGEIINKIVEEIKARGLNVSTGSGTIYLITGNHDKGLATQRTIEIIKEIFNKNIVTIGVGDGYNDIPMLKTTDYSILLNCRKDIIQELSNKNNLTITCRNGSDEWLKMVKRTVESIVKKQ
- a CDS encoding 5-formyltetrahydrofolate cyclo-ligase; protein product: MNTIKELKKKIREHIWSLMEKKNIARFPRPVYGRIPNFVGAEQAAAKIRSLDIWGKAGVVKANPDSPQKPLRYYALIDGKKLVMATPRLREGFLLLDPSKIPSTKYGYASTIRGAFIYGKKISLREIPMIDLIITGCVAVDRRGGRLGKGGGYAELEYAILREIGSIDEQVYVVTTIHDIQIVDHVPLEPHDLTVDIMATPTRIYIVKPRPPKPKGIIWELLGEKRKLGVFRELESIVKERS
- a CDS encoding polyprenyl synthetase family protein, with amino-acid sequence MDNYMELLEFARRITNEALREVFDTVDAEARGVSSKVVDIPFISRDYTLRGGKRLRAFLVLIGYWSRKWGYGSIDSVKYLMAGIEFLQSYLLVHDDIMDEDEIRRGGPTVHVWFDKKCREGGLIGRCKHYGVSQAIIVGDYLESLAVSMFTRLNLPDYALKELIKTYTRGIRLVAYGQFLDVLIANTPLQKVSEDDVYNIHLLKTASYTVELPLHLGAIASLMYDKELLTELSQYALPAGIAFQLQDDILGLYGDPKVTGKPVGSDVREKKKTLLIVKAYQLADTGDKKFLEELYDKKKPEEITDEDVRRVQSIVRETGSLDYSVKKMNEYVERARNALKSSIIINESAKKVLDWLLELFVRRRH